Proteins from a single region of Juglans microcarpa x Juglans regia isolate MS1-56 chromosome 5S, Jm3101_v1.0, whole genome shotgun sequence:
- the LOC121266841 gene encoding receptor-like protein 4 isoform X3, with amino-acid sequence MENEEAVVVTETGTQREREVLFEVTMLRFRLLWLLVFCSALSSSKARRAPFVMRISCGARQNVHTPPTNTLWYKDFAYTGGVPTNATVKSSVSPHLKTLRYFPLSEGPENCYNINRVPKGHYSVRIFFGLVAQPNFDYEPLFDVSVEGTQICSLQSGWSNQDDQAFAESLVFLTNNTVSLCFHSTGHGDPAILAIEILQVDDKAYYSSQQWGQGTIFRTATRLSCGTGKSKFGVDYRGDHWGGDRFWKAIPTFGRNSDRPRSTESSIKQASISPNFYPEALYQSALVSTDTQPDLTYAIDVEPNGNYSIWLHFAEIDSSVTKVGQRVFDILINGDVVFEDVDIIKMSGGRYTAIVLNTTVAINGRTLTITLHPKEGRAIINAIEVFEVIIAEPKTLPDEVRALRALKKALGLPLRLGWNGDPCVPQQHPWSGADCQLDSTSGKWVIDGLGLDNQGLRGFLPDDISSLRHLHSINLSGNSIRGLIPFSLGTIASLEKLTRPYLHHPNNYSIPYLWTKDQLY; translated from the exons ATGGAGAACGAGGAGGCTGTAGTGGTGACAGAGACAGGGacacagagagaaagagaagtgcTTTTCGAGGTTACGATGCTCAGATTTCGTCTGCTATGGCTGCTCGTTTTCTGCTCGGCTTTGTCTTCGTCTAAAGCTCGACGCG CACCATTTGTTATGCGCATAAGCTGTGGAGCTCGCCAAAATGTCCATACACCGCCTACCAATACACTTTGGTATAAGGATTTTGCATATACAGGAGGGGTACCTACAAATGCAACGGTTAAAAGCTCTGTCTCTCCTCATCTTAAAACACTTCGCTACTTCCCCCTATCTGAAGGTCCCGAAAATTGTTACAACATTAATAGAGTGCCAAAAGGACACTATTCTGTCAGGATATTCTTTGGATTGGTTGCGCAGCCTAATTTTGACTATGAACCTCTATTTGATGTTTCTGTTGAAGGCACTCAAATATGTTCTTTGCAATCAGGTTGGAGCAACCAGGATGACCAAGCATTTGCCGAATCCCTCGTGTTTCTTACTAATAACACGGTCTCTCTCTGCTTTCATAGTACTGGTCATGGAGATCCAGCAATTCTTGCAATTGAAATTCTTCAAGTCGATGATAAAGCCTACTATTCCAGTCAACAGTGGGGTCAAGGAACAATTTTTAGAACAGCCACAAGACTGAGTTGTGGCACAGGGAAGtcaaagtttggtgttgattaTCGTGGTGATCATTGGGGTGGGGATAGGTTTTGGAAAGCAATACCAACTTTCGGTCGGAATTCTGATCGACCTAGATCTACTGAAAGTAGCATTAAGCAGGCTTCAATTTCACCAAACTTTTATCCTGAAGCTCTTTATCAGTCAGCTCTTGTTAGTACTGATACTCAGCCTGATTTAACATATGCTATTGATGTGGAGCCCAATGGAAACTACTCAATTTGGTTACACTTTGCAGAGATTGATTCTTCAGTGACTAAAGTAGGGCAAAGGGTATTCGATATCCTGATAAATGGCGATGTTGTATTTGAAGATGTAGACATTATCAAAATGAGTGGGGGTCGTTATACCGCTATTGTTCTTAACACAACTGTTGCTATTAATGGAAGGACTTTGACAATAACCTTGCATCCTAAAGAAGGTCGTGCCATTATCAATGCTATTGAGGTCTTTGAGGTTATTATAGCAGAGCCCAAAACCTTACCAGATGAAG TTAGGGCTCTACGAGCATTGAAGAAAGCATTGGGGCTTCCTCTTCGACTAGGATGGAATGGTGATCCATGTGTTCCCCAACAACACCCGTGGAGTGGGGCAGACTGCCAACTTGACAGTACTAGCGGGAAATGGGTCATTGATGGACT TGGTCTTGACAACCAAGGTCTGAGGGGTTTCTTGCCTGATGATATATCCAGTCTGCGTCATCTACATAGCAT AAACTTGAGTGGAAACAGCATTCGTGGTCTCATTCCATTCTCACTTGGAACAATAGCTAGCTTAGAAAAATT AACGAGGCCTTACTTGCACCATCCAAACAACTACTCAATACCTTATCTATGGACCAAAGACCAGTTATACTAG
- the LOC121266841 gene encoding receptor-like protein 4 isoform X4, translating to MRISCGARQNVHTPPTNTLWYKDFAYTGGVPTNATVKSSVSPHLKTLRYFPLSEGPENCYNINRVPKGHYSVRIFFGLVAQPNFDYEPLFDVSVEGTQICSLQSGWSNQDDQAFAESLVFLTNNTVSLCFHSTGHGDPAILAIEILQVDDKAYYSSQQWGQGTIFRTATRLSCGTGKSKFGVDYRGDHWGGDRFWKAIPTFGRNSDRPRSTESSIKQASISPNFYPEALYQSALVSTDTQPDLTYAIDVEPNGNYSIWLHFAEIDSSVTKVGQRVFDILINGDVVFEDVDIIKMSGGRYTAIVLNTTVAINGRTLTITLHPKEGRAIINAIEVFEVIIAEPKTLPDEVRALRALKKALGLPLRLGWNGDPCVPQQHPWSGADCQLDSTSGKWVIDGLGLDNQGLRGFLPDDISSLRHLHSINLSGNSIRGLIPFSLGTIASLEKLDLSYNFFNGSIPESLGQLTSLQILNLNGNSLSGRVPDALEGRLLHRASFNFTDNAGLCGIHGLPTCGHHLSTGAIVGTALGALLSLLLTVICSLCWWKRRQNIHRAQQLVARDAPYAKARTHVTRDIQMTRHNSHGHARTAAETGPILLS from the exons ATGCGCATAAGCTGTGGAGCTCGCCAAAATGTCCATACACCGCCTACCAATACACTTTGGTATAAGGATTTTGCATATACAGGAGGGGTACCTACAAATGCAACGGTTAAAAGCTCTGTCTCTCCTCATCTTAAAACACTTCGCTACTTCCCCCTATCTGAAGGTCCCGAAAATTGTTACAACATTAATAGAGTGCCAAAAGGACACTATTCTGTCAGGATATTCTTTGGATTGGTTGCGCAGCCTAATTTTGACTATGAACCTCTATTTGATGTTTCTGTTGAAGGCACTCAAATATGTTCTTTGCAATCAGGTTGGAGCAACCAGGATGACCAAGCATTTGCCGAATCCCTCGTGTTTCTTACTAATAACACGGTCTCTCTCTGCTTTCATAGTACTGGTCATGGAGATCCAGCAATTCTTGCAATTGAAATTCTTCAAGTCGATGATAAAGCCTACTATTCCAGTCAACAGTGGGGTCAAGGAACAATTTTTAGAACAGCCACAAGACTGAGTTGTGGCACAGGGAAGtcaaagtttggtgttgattaTCGTGGTGATCATTGGGGTGGGGATAGGTTTTGGAAAGCAATACCAACTTTCGGTCGGAATTCTGATCGACCTAGATCTACTGAAAGTAGCATTAAGCAGGCTTCAATTTCACCAAACTTTTATCCTGAAGCTCTTTATCAGTCAGCTCTTGTTAGTACTGATACTCAGCCTGATTTAACATATGCTATTGATGTGGAGCCCAATGGAAACTACTCAATTTGGTTACACTTTGCAGAGATTGATTCTTCAGTGACTAAAGTAGGGCAAAGGGTATTCGATATCCTGATAAATGGCGATGTTGTATTTGAAGATGTAGACATTATCAAAATGAGTGGGGGTCGTTATACCGCTATTGTTCTTAACACAACTGTTGCTATTAATGGAAGGACTTTGACAATAACCTTGCATCCTAAAGAAGGTCGTGCCATTATCAATGCTATTGAGGTCTTTGAGGTTATTATAGCAGAGCCCAAAACCTTACCAGATGAAG TTAGGGCTCTACGAGCATTGAAGAAAGCATTGGGGCTTCCTCTTCGACTAGGATGGAATGGTGATCCATGTGTTCCCCAACAACACCCGTGGAGTGGGGCAGACTGCCAACTTGACAGTACTAGCGGGAAATGGGTCATTGATGGACT TGGTCTTGACAACCAAGGTCTGAGGGGTTTCTTGCCTGATGATATATCCAGTCTGCGTCATCTACATAGCAT AAACTTGAGTGGAAACAGCATTCGTGGTCTCATTCCATTCTCACTTGGAACAATAGCTAGCTTAGAAAAATT GGATCtgtcttacaatttttttaacggATCAATTCCTGAAAGCCTTGGACAGCTGACATCATTACAGATACT GAATCTTAATGGCAACTCTTTATCTGGAAGAGTCCCAGATGCACTGGAAGGAAGGCTTTTGCATAGAGCAAGCTTCAA TTTTACAGATAATGCAGGTCTTTGCGGCATACATGGACTGCCTACCTGTGGGCACCATCTTTCTACAGGTGCAATTGTTGGCACTGCTTTAGGTGCATTGCTGTCATTACTTCTAACTGTTATCTGTTCGCTGTGTTGGTGGAAAAGGCGGCAAAATATCCACCGAGCACAACAGCTTGTCG CACGAGATGCTCCCTACGCTAAGGCTAGGACGCATGTAACACGTGATATTCAGATGACAAGGCATAACAGTCATGGCCATGCTCGGACTGCTGCTGAAACTGGGCCCATTTTGCTATCATGA
- the LOC121266841 gene encoding receptor-like protein 4 isoform X2, whose amino-acid sequence MENEEAVVVTETGTQREREVLFEVTMLRFRLLWLLVFCSALSSSKARRGWSNQDDQAFAESLVFLTNNTVSLCFHSTGHGDPAILAIEILQVDDKAYYSSQQWGQGTIFRTATRLSCGTGKSKFGVDYRGDHWGGDRFWKAIPTFGRNSDRPRSTESSIKQASISPNFYPEALYQSALVSTDTQPDLTYAIDVEPNGNYSIWLHFAEIDSSVTKVGQRVFDILINGDVVFEDVDIIKMSGGRYTAIVLNTTVAINGRTLTITLHPKEGRAIINAIEVFEVIIAEPKTLPDEVRALRALKKALGLPLRLGWNGDPCVPQQHPWSGADCQLDSTSGKWVIDGLGLDNQGLRGFLPDDISSLRHLHSINLSGNSIRGLIPFSLGTIASLEKLDLSYNFFNGSIPESLGQLTSLQILNLNGNSLSGRVPDALEGRLLHRASFNFTDNAGLCGIHGLPTCGHHLSTGAIVGTALGALLSLLLTVICSLCWWKRRQNIHRAQQLVARDAPYAKARTHVTRDIQMTRHNSHGHARTAAETGPILLS is encoded by the exons ATGGAGAACGAGGAGGCTGTAGTGGTGACAGAGACAGGGacacagagagaaagagaagtgcTTTTCGAGGTTACGATGCTCAGATTTCGTCTGCTATGGCTGCTCGTTTTCTGCTCGGCTTTGTCTTCGTCTAAAGCTCGACGCG GTTGGAGCAACCAGGATGACCAAGCATTTGCCGAATCCCTCGTGTTTCTTACTAATAACACGGTCTCTCTCTGCTTTCATAGTACTGGTCATGGAGATCCAGCAATTCTTGCAATTGAAATTCTTCAAGTCGATGATAAAGCCTACTATTCCAGTCAACAGTGGGGTCAAGGAACAATTTTTAGAACAGCCACAAGACTGAGTTGTGGCACAGGGAAGtcaaagtttggtgttgattaTCGTGGTGATCATTGGGGTGGGGATAGGTTTTGGAAAGCAATACCAACTTTCGGTCGGAATTCTGATCGACCTAGATCTACTGAAAGTAGCATTAAGCAGGCTTCAATTTCACCAAACTTTTATCCTGAAGCTCTTTATCAGTCAGCTCTTGTTAGTACTGATACTCAGCCTGATTTAACATATGCTATTGATGTGGAGCCCAATGGAAACTACTCAATTTGGTTACACTTTGCAGAGATTGATTCTTCAGTGACTAAAGTAGGGCAAAGGGTATTCGATATCCTGATAAATGGCGATGTTGTATTTGAAGATGTAGACATTATCAAAATGAGTGGGGGTCGTTATACCGCTATTGTTCTTAACACAACTGTTGCTATTAATGGAAGGACTTTGACAATAACCTTGCATCCTAAAGAAGGTCGTGCCATTATCAATGCTATTGAGGTCTTTGAGGTTATTATAGCAGAGCCCAAAACCTTACCAGATGAAG TTAGGGCTCTACGAGCATTGAAGAAAGCATTGGGGCTTCCTCTTCGACTAGGATGGAATGGTGATCCATGTGTTCCCCAACAACACCCGTGGAGTGGGGCAGACTGCCAACTTGACAGTACTAGCGGGAAATGGGTCATTGATGGACT TGGTCTTGACAACCAAGGTCTGAGGGGTTTCTTGCCTGATGATATATCCAGTCTGCGTCATCTACATAGCAT AAACTTGAGTGGAAACAGCATTCGTGGTCTCATTCCATTCTCACTTGGAACAATAGCTAGCTTAGAAAAATT GGATCtgtcttacaatttttttaacggATCAATTCCTGAAAGCCTTGGACAGCTGACATCATTACAGATACT GAATCTTAATGGCAACTCTTTATCTGGAAGAGTCCCAGATGCACTGGAAGGAAGGCTTTTGCATAGAGCAAGCTTCAA TTTTACAGATAATGCAGGTCTTTGCGGCATACATGGACTGCCTACCTGTGGGCACCATCTTTCTACAGGTGCAATTGTTGGCACTGCTTTAGGTGCATTGCTGTCATTACTTCTAACTGTTATCTGTTCGCTGTGTTGGTGGAAAAGGCGGCAAAATATCCACCGAGCACAACAGCTTGTCG CACGAGATGCTCCCTACGCTAAGGCTAGGACGCATGTAACACGTGATATTCAGATGACAAGGCATAACAGTCATGGCCATGCTCGGACTGCTGCTGAAACTGGGCCCATTTTGCTATCATGA
- the LOC121266841 gene encoding receptor-like protein 4 isoform X1, with protein MENEEAVVVTETGTQREREVLFEVTMLRFRLLWLLVFCSALSSSKARRAPFVMRISCGARQNVHTPPTNTLWYKDFAYTGGVPTNATVKSSVSPHLKTLRYFPLSEGPENCYNINRVPKGHYSVRIFFGLVAQPNFDYEPLFDVSVEGTQICSLQSGWSNQDDQAFAESLVFLTNNTVSLCFHSTGHGDPAILAIEILQVDDKAYYSSQQWGQGTIFRTATRLSCGTGKSKFGVDYRGDHWGGDRFWKAIPTFGRNSDRPRSTESSIKQASISPNFYPEALYQSALVSTDTQPDLTYAIDVEPNGNYSIWLHFAEIDSSVTKVGQRVFDILINGDVVFEDVDIIKMSGGRYTAIVLNTTVAINGRTLTITLHPKEGRAIINAIEVFEVIIAEPKTLPDEVRALRALKKALGLPLRLGWNGDPCVPQQHPWSGADCQLDSTSGKWVIDGLGLDNQGLRGFLPDDISSLRHLHSINLSGNSIRGLIPFSLGTIASLEKLDLSYNFFNGSIPESLGQLTSLQILNLNGNSLSGRVPDALEGRLLHRASFNFTDNAGLCGIHGLPTCGHHLSTGAIVGTALGALLSLLLTVICSLCWWKRRQNIHRAQQLVARDAPYAKARTHVTRDIQMTRHNSHGHARTAAETGPILLS; from the exons ATGGAGAACGAGGAGGCTGTAGTGGTGACAGAGACAGGGacacagagagaaagagaagtgcTTTTCGAGGTTACGATGCTCAGATTTCGTCTGCTATGGCTGCTCGTTTTCTGCTCGGCTTTGTCTTCGTCTAAAGCTCGACGCG CACCATTTGTTATGCGCATAAGCTGTGGAGCTCGCCAAAATGTCCATACACCGCCTACCAATACACTTTGGTATAAGGATTTTGCATATACAGGAGGGGTACCTACAAATGCAACGGTTAAAAGCTCTGTCTCTCCTCATCTTAAAACACTTCGCTACTTCCCCCTATCTGAAGGTCCCGAAAATTGTTACAACATTAATAGAGTGCCAAAAGGACACTATTCTGTCAGGATATTCTTTGGATTGGTTGCGCAGCCTAATTTTGACTATGAACCTCTATTTGATGTTTCTGTTGAAGGCACTCAAATATGTTCTTTGCAATCAGGTTGGAGCAACCAGGATGACCAAGCATTTGCCGAATCCCTCGTGTTTCTTACTAATAACACGGTCTCTCTCTGCTTTCATAGTACTGGTCATGGAGATCCAGCAATTCTTGCAATTGAAATTCTTCAAGTCGATGATAAAGCCTACTATTCCAGTCAACAGTGGGGTCAAGGAACAATTTTTAGAACAGCCACAAGACTGAGTTGTGGCACAGGGAAGtcaaagtttggtgttgattaTCGTGGTGATCATTGGGGTGGGGATAGGTTTTGGAAAGCAATACCAACTTTCGGTCGGAATTCTGATCGACCTAGATCTACTGAAAGTAGCATTAAGCAGGCTTCAATTTCACCAAACTTTTATCCTGAAGCTCTTTATCAGTCAGCTCTTGTTAGTACTGATACTCAGCCTGATTTAACATATGCTATTGATGTGGAGCCCAATGGAAACTACTCAATTTGGTTACACTTTGCAGAGATTGATTCTTCAGTGACTAAAGTAGGGCAAAGGGTATTCGATATCCTGATAAATGGCGATGTTGTATTTGAAGATGTAGACATTATCAAAATGAGTGGGGGTCGTTATACCGCTATTGTTCTTAACACAACTGTTGCTATTAATGGAAGGACTTTGACAATAACCTTGCATCCTAAAGAAGGTCGTGCCATTATCAATGCTATTGAGGTCTTTGAGGTTATTATAGCAGAGCCCAAAACCTTACCAGATGAAG TTAGGGCTCTACGAGCATTGAAGAAAGCATTGGGGCTTCCTCTTCGACTAGGATGGAATGGTGATCCATGTGTTCCCCAACAACACCCGTGGAGTGGGGCAGACTGCCAACTTGACAGTACTAGCGGGAAATGGGTCATTGATGGACT TGGTCTTGACAACCAAGGTCTGAGGGGTTTCTTGCCTGATGATATATCCAGTCTGCGTCATCTACATAGCAT AAACTTGAGTGGAAACAGCATTCGTGGTCTCATTCCATTCTCACTTGGAACAATAGCTAGCTTAGAAAAATT GGATCtgtcttacaatttttttaacggATCAATTCCTGAAAGCCTTGGACAGCTGACATCATTACAGATACT GAATCTTAATGGCAACTCTTTATCTGGAAGAGTCCCAGATGCACTGGAAGGAAGGCTTTTGCATAGAGCAAGCTTCAA TTTTACAGATAATGCAGGTCTTTGCGGCATACATGGACTGCCTACCTGTGGGCACCATCTTTCTACAGGTGCAATTGTTGGCACTGCTTTAGGTGCATTGCTGTCATTACTTCTAACTGTTATCTGTTCGCTGTGTTGGTGGAAAAGGCGGCAAAATATCCACCGAGCACAACAGCTTGTCG CACGAGATGCTCCCTACGCTAAGGCTAGGACGCATGTAACACGTGATATTCAGATGACAAGGCATAACAGTCATGGCCATGCTCGGACTGCTGCTGAAACTGGGCCCATTTTGCTATCATGA